From Vagococcus jeotgali, one genomic window encodes:
- the trmFO gene encoding methylenetetrahydrofolate--tRNA-(uracil(54)-C(5))-methyltransferase (FADH(2)-oxidizing) TrmFO, with the protein MTEQKVTVIGAGLAGSEAAWQAAQAGVKVDLYEMRAVKKSPAHHTDKFAELVCTNSLRGNNITNAAGLLKEEMRLYDSIITEAADATQVPAGGALAVDRDDFSTYVTEKVSHHPNITVHHEEITSIPEDGITVIATGPLTSEPLAESIKEFTESEGLYFYDAAAPIIDKSSIDMDKVYLKSRYDKGEAAYLNCPMNKEEFYAFRETLVNAEVAPLNSFEKEKFFEGCMPIEVMAGRGEKTMTFGPLKPVGLEDPKTGKRPYAVVQLRQDNAAASLYNIVGFQTHLKWGEQKRVIQMIPGLENADIVRYGVMHRNTFMNSPELLKPTYQSRKNDNLFFAGQMTGVEGYVESAASGILAGRNAARLAQGLEPVVLSEMTAIGGMANYITHTSGKHFQPMNVNFGLFPELPERIRDKKERYTAIAERALEATRESLAEFN; encoded by the coding sequence AAGTTGATTTATATGAGATGAGAGCAGTGAAAAAGTCTCCAGCACATCATACTGACAAATTTGCAGAGTTAGTGTGTACTAATTCTCTTAGAGGAAATAATATTACAAATGCCGCAGGTCTTTTAAAAGAAGAGATGCGTTTATATGATTCAATTATTACAGAGGCAGCTGATGCTACCCAAGTACCTGCAGGTGGAGCTTTAGCAGTAGACCGAGATGATTTTTCAACTTACGTGACAGAAAAAGTAAGTCATCATCCTAACATCACAGTACACCATGAAGAAATTACAAGTATTCCAGAAGATGGGATTACTGTGATTGCAACAGGTCCTTTAACCTCAGAACCATTAGCTGAAAGTATTAAAGAGTTTACAGAGTCGGAAGGGTTATATTTCTATGATGCAGCAGCACCGATTATTGATAAATCTTCAATTGATATGGATAAAGTCTATTTAAAATCCCGTTATGATAAAGGTGAAGCAGCTTACCTGAACTGCCCGATGAATAAAGAGGAGTTCTATGCTTTTCGTGAAACATTAGTAAATGCTGAAGTGGCACCGCTAAATTCATTTGAAAAAGAGAAGTTCTTTGAAGGTTGTATGCCAATTGAAGTAATGGCAGGACGTGGTGAGAAGACAATGACGTTTGGTCCGTTAAAACCAGTTGGGTTAGAAGATCCTAAAACAGGCAAAAGGCCATATGCTGTTGTTCAACTGCGACAAGATAATGCAGCAGCTTCTTTATATAACATTGTAGGATTTCAAACTCATTTAAAATGGGGAGAGCAAAAGCGTGTGATTCAAATGATTCCAGGGCTTGAAAATGCTGATATTGTGAGATATGGTGTGATGCATCGCAATACGTTTATGAATTCACCAGAATTGTTAAAACCAACCTATCAATCAAGAAAAAATGATAACTTATTCTTTGCCGGTCAAATGACAGGTGTTGAAGGTTATGTTGAAAGTGCTGCAAGTGGTATTTTAGCAGGCCGTAACGCTGCAAGATTAGCCCAAGGTTTAGAGCCAGTTGTATTGTCAGAGATGACAGCAATTGGTGGTATGGCTAATTACATTACTCATACATCTGGAAAACATTTCCAACCGATGAATGTTAATTTTGGTCTGTTTCCAGAGTTACCTGAGAGAATTCGTGATAAAAAAGAACGCTATACAGCTATTGCCGAAAGAGCACTTGAAGCAACAAGAGAGTCATTAGCTGAATTTAATTAA
- the xerC gene encoding tyrosine recombinase XerC: MRYLNVERQYSKQTQIAYDGDIHDFIRFLSETGSSDYLNIDTKDVRIYLAYLHDREYSRNTISRKISSLRSFYQFLVKNDILGENPFTYIDLKRGQQRLPTFFYEKEMESLFAQTNGHKPLDYRNKALLELLYGTGIRVSECANIKLTDLDTTHDILLVKGKGGKERYVPFGSFAANSLREYMTSSRSVLMANYQKQHDYLFINHYADPITPRGIQYILKKLIENSSLTTGLHPHKLRHTFATHLLNNGADMRTVQELLGHASLSSTQIYTHVTTDTLQKNYRDFHPRA; this comes from the coding sequence TTGAGATATTTAAATGTTGAAAGGCAGTATTCTAAGCAAACACAAATTGCCTATGATGGTGATATTCATGATTTTATACGTTTTTTATCAGAGACAGGTTCTTCTGATTATTTAAATATCGATACTAAAGATGTACGGATTTATTTAGCTTACCTTCACGACCGAGAATATAGTCGAAATACAATTAGTAGAAAAATATCTAGTTTAAGATCTTTTTACCAATTTTTAGTAAAAAATGATATATTAGGAGAAAATCCATTTACTTATATTGATTTAAAAAGAGGGCAACAACGTTTGCCTACATTTTTTTATGAAAAAGAAATGGAGAGTCTGTTTGCACAAACAAATGGTCACAAGCCTTTGGATTACCGAAATAAAGCGTTGTTAGAGTTATTGTACGGGACTGGTATTCGTGTTTCAGAATGTGCTAATATAAAACTAACTGATTTAGATACAACACATGATATTTTGTTGGTCAAAGGAAAAGGTGGTAAAGAGCGTTATGTACCTTTTGGTAGTTTTGCAGCAAATAGTTTAAGAGAGTATATGACCTCCTCAAGAAGTGTTTTAATGGCTAATTATCAAAAGCAGCATGATTATTTATTTATTAATCATTATGCAGATCCAATTACACCTCGAGGCATTCAGTATATACTTAAAAAGTTAATTGAAAATAGTAGCTTAACAACAGGACTACATCCTCATAAGTTGCGTCATACTTTTGCAACCCATTTATTGAATAATGGTGCTGACATGAGGACGGTACAAGAGTTATTGGGGCATGCTAGTTTGTCCTCGACACAAATATACACACACGTAACAACAGATACATTACAAAAAAACTATCGGGATTTTCACCCGAGAGCATAG